The Micropterus dolomieu isolate WLL.071019.BEF.003 ecotype Adirondacks linkage group LG22, ASM2129224v1, whole genome shotgun sequence genome contains a region encoding:
- the fancf gene encoding Fanconi anemia group F protein, with translation MEAVLKNLASTAELLAVAAHSSVVEQWDKQTLSRAFHWAQYCEHLFSRFHNNPAIRRIVEKQLQLTNQSLLTAFPGYTEVSFSDLSRCQHLLLVGLLSNPELPSSIMKTLFDTMSPVNTKQSEYQDVTGLCSRFIQCKSACKILSPLTLSAVGVDAEVQGVMLMERLGDLLSQGSEACRTEHFLDSVLQGCEGAAEHFCLVIAAALLTTKNSGAQTASQNFLLDWLKKKPSVLLHMCSALPTTLLLDLAKEHLKFRDAYYDVLKTWASDMEYSISDGEWVQTCSDRTVSFQRLTKHFLALFEACPSLSEDGEKELNALKMSDGDFDVRGLSVWGDLLSALHK, from the coding sequence ATGGAGGCGGTGCTGAAGAACTTGGCGAGCACGGCGGAGCTGCTTGCCGTGGCAGCGCACAGCAGTGTAGTGGAGCAGTGGGATAAACAAACTCTGTCCAGAGCTTTTCACTGGGCACAATACTGCGAACACCTGTTCTCCAGGTTTCACAATAACCCCGCGATTAGGAGGATTGTGGAGAAGCAGCTGCAGCTCACAAATCAAAGTTTACTAACTGCCTTCCCCGGATACACAGAGGTCTCCTTCTCGGACCTCTCCCGGTGTCAGCACCTGTTACTTGTTGGACTGTTGAGCAATCCTGAGCTTCCCAGCTCCATCATGAAGACACTGTTTGACACTATGAGTCCTGTAAACACCAAGCAGAGTGAATATCAGGATGTTACTGGCTTGTGCAGCCGCTTCATTCAGTGCAAATCAGCTTgtaaaatcctgagtcctctCACACTGTCAGCTGTTGGTGTTGATGCTGAGGTGCAGGGGGTGATGCTGATGGAGAGGCTGGGTGATCTGCTGAGCCAAGGCAGTGAAGCCTGTCGGACAGAGCACTTTTTAGACTCTGTCCTCCAGGGATGTGAAGGAGCAGCAGAGCATTTCTGTCTGGTCATCGCTGCAGCTCTGCTGACAACAAAAAACTCAGGTGCACAAACTGCATCGCAGAATTTTCTCTTGGACTGGCTGAAGAAAAAACCCAGTGTGCTGCTGCACATGTGTTCTGCACTACCTACTACACTTCTTTTAGACCTGGCTAAAGAACACCTGAAATTCAGAGATGCTTACTATGATGTGCTGAAAACGTGGGCTTCTGATATGGAGTACAGCATAAGTGACGGTGAATGGGTTCAAACCTGTTCAGACCGAACAGTGTCCTTCCAGAGACTCACTAAGCACTTCCTGGCCTTGTTTGAGGCCTGTCCCTCTTTGAGCGAGGATGGAGAAAAAGAGCTTAATGCTTTGAAAATGTCTGATGGAGACTTTGATGTCAGAGGTCTGAGTGTTTGGGGAGACCTCCTGTCAGCATTACACAAGTGA